From a single Lolium rigidum isolate FL_2022 chromosome 7, APGP_CSIRO_Lrig_0.1, whole genome shotgun sequence genomic region:
- the LOC124672328 gene encoding putative F-box/FBD/LRR-repeat protein At4g03220: MEHLEGDTAAEHAELSAGGGCSEDCLSALPDDVLLHILRVLGSTTTAARTSVLSRRWRRLWALLPDLYFVLGANPDSLRGALAALEAISDDEAPPLRKLYFFVFSEHASPDSLATWLPIAARRLTGLLHVIILSDAGEDGRGAFELPCFERATEMKLLLGFLSLTLPPSGVFARLTDLYLEKLHLHGPCGIGDAVSSPRCPSLQRLQVVNAQGLGNFAIHSESLLKIRLEKSCGLQQLTIVAPALKELIVLYCFAHDSDPSQPVADIAAPQLVSLHWSDAYHPSSVQFSEMAQLKLLGATFFLVDEADGYEHNRDCVRLLRHFQDVSTLTLELAYMPEDIEEDLGEHHYLMEDMARLPYFTFLTLLITAKGHSFGASSFHVLRTCTSIRKLMLIFSSSLDLEAEPACASGCLCDHPHQTGKLRNLC; this comes from the exons ATGGAGCACCTCGAGGGGGATACCGCCGCCGAGCACGCTGAGTTATCCGCCGGCGGCGGTTGCAGCGAGGACTGCCTCAGCGCCCTAcccgacgacgtccttctccacaTCCTTCGCGTTCTCGGCAGCACCACCACCGCTGCTCGCACCAGCGTCCTTTCCCGCCGCTGGCGCCGCCTCTGGGCCCTCCTCCCGGACCTCTACTTCGTCCTTGGCGCCAACCCAGACAGTCTGCGCGGCGCCCTCGCCGCTCTCGAAGCGATTTCAGACGACGAAGCGCCGCCGCTCCGGAAACTCTATTTCTTCGTCTTCAGCGAGCACGCCTCCCCCGACTCCCTGGCGACCTGGCTCCCCATCGCAGCCCGCCGCCTCACCGGCCTTCTCCATGTCATCATTTTGAGCGATGCGGGGGAAGACGGAAGAGGTGCCTTTGAGCTGCCCTGCTTCGAGAGAGCCACCGAGATGAAGCTCCTTCTAGGGTTTCTTAGCCTCACCCTGCCGCCTTCCGGCGTATTTGCCAGGCTCACCGATTTATACCTGGAGAAACTCCACCTACATGGTCCTTGCGGGATCGGTGACGCCGTCTCCTCGCCACGGTGTCCATCCTTGCAAAGACTCCAGGTGGTCAATGCCCAGGGTCTGGGAAATTTTGCCATCCACTCGGAGTCTCTCCTGAAAATAAGGCTGGAGAAATCGTGTGGATTGCAGCAGCTGACTATCGTGGCACCAGCACTCAAAGAGTTAATTGTGTTATACTGCTTTGCTCATGATTCAGATCCGAGTCAACCTGTTGCCGACATCGCAGCACCTCAACTGGTGTCACTCCACTGGAGCGATGCTTACCATCCAAGCTCTGTCCAGTTTAGCGAGATGGCGCAGCTGAAATTGCTGGGCGCCACCTTTTTCCTTGTAGATGAAGCAGATGGCTATGAACACAATCGCGACTGCGTCAGGCTGTTGCGCCACTTTCAGGATGTCAGCACTCTTACTCTCGAGCTGGCCTATATGCCAGAAGATATCGAG GAGGACTTAGGTGAGCATCACTACTTGATGGAAGACATGGCAAGGCTCCCTTACTTTACATTCTTGACCCTGCTTATTACTGCAAAGGGACATTCCTTTGGAGCCAGCTCTTTCCACGTTCTCAGGACGTGCACTAGTATAAGAAAGCTGATGCTAATATTTAGTTCTTCTCTGGACTTGGAG GCAGAACCTGCATGTGCATCAGGTTGCCTCTGTGATCATCCACACCAAACTGGAAAACTGAGGAACTTGTGCTGA